A genomic stretch from Patescibacteria group bacterium includes:
- the mraZ gene encoding division/cell wall cluster transcriptional repressor MraZ, with protein MFIGEYAHNIDEKGRLAIPVKFRKDLAKAVVTKGLDGCLVIYPAKEWDKLADKLSAMPISQANSRAFSRLMLAGAMDVLVDGQGRIVLPEYLRKFAGLDKKVIVAGLYNRVELWDEQLWAKYRSGVEKESGNIAEKLGELGV; from the coding sequence ATGTTTATTGGTGAGTATGCTCACAATATTGATGAAAAAGGCAGGCTGGCTATTCCTGTTAAGTTTCGCAAGGACTTGGCTAAAGCAGTGGTTACTAAGGGGCTGGACGGTTGTTTGGTTATTTACCCAGCTAAAGAATGGGATAAACTTGCTGATAAGCTTTCCGCCATGCCAATATCACAGGCCAATAGCCGAGCTTTTTCACGCCTGATGCTTGCCGGCGCAATGGATGTTTTGGTAGACGGTCAGGGCAGAATAGTTCTTCCAGAATATTTGCGTAAGTTTGCCGGATTGGATAAAAAGGTAATTGTTGCCGGTCTTTATAATCGTGTTGAGCTTTGGGATGAACAGCTTTGGGCTAAATATCGTTCTGGAGTGGAAAAAGAAAGTGGCAATATCGCCGAGAAATTAGGAGAATTGGGAGTCTAA